GGGACGCCGGGTGCCCGGCGTATTGCGGGCGCTGGACGAGGCTTCATTTGGGGCCGGCCGCACCCTGAACCTGCGCGCTGCGCTCCCGTCGGCCGCGGAGGCGACCACGCGGGCCGAGTCCTGGCTCCGCGAACGGCAGATGTCGCGAGCGGGGGACGTGCTGGTAATCACCGGCCGCGGCAAGTCGAGCGAAGGCGGCGTGGCCGTCGTGAAGCCCGCGGTGGAGAAGCTGCTCTTCTCACTCCGGCGCCGCGGGGTAGTGGCGGACTGGCACGAGCACACCGAGGGGTCGTTCGTCGTATCGCTCGCTCCGATGAGCGCCCTGTTTGCCGCGCCGCGGCGGAAGCGGGACGCGGCGCCAAGAGCGCCGGCTCCCGACAGCCTGGCCGCACTGTCGCCGGCCACACTCGAGCTGTTGCGCGAAGTGGCGGTCAGATCGCTGGCCGGACTCGGGATGGCGGCCCCCAACCGCCGATTCGTGGAGGACGAGATGCTCAGCACATTCTCGAAGATCTCGGGCGCGCTGCCGCCGTCGGCGGATCGGGAGGATGCGCTCCGCGCTGCGCTGAGGCACGCGCTGGCTGAGCTGGAGGAGTGATTTCAAACGGGCGCGGTGATTGCAATGGTGAGCGGTCGTCAACCGGTGCCTGCAAATGTCGCAGAACGGACAGTTCCAGCCAGGACAGCTCACGCGGGATGACCTCGAGGTTCTCGCGGGATACGGCGCGAAGGCAAACTGGCCTTCGGGATTCGCCTTGTACGAGCGGGGCGCGCCGGCCAACGGACTTTTTGCCGTCGCCAGCGGGCGGATCGTGCTGAGCAACAGCGGGCGGAACAAGCGCGACTTCGTGTCGTGGGTCGCGTTCGAGCGGGAGACGTTCGGCTGCGAAGGTCTCTCGCCGGATGCATCTTACGCCACGAATGCATACGCCGCGGTCCAGAGCGAGACGCTGCATCTCAACTTCGACGGCTACCGCGCGCTCGTGCGCGAGCAGC
This sequence is a window from Gemmatimonadaceae bacterium. Protein-coding genes within it:
- a CDS encoding Crp/Fnr family transcriptional regulator, with amino-acid sequence MSQNGQFQPGQLTRDDLEVLAGYGAKANWPSGFALYERGAPANGLFAVASGRIVLSNSGRNKRDFVSWVAFERETFGCEGLSPDASYATNAYAAVQSETLHLNFDGYRALVREQPACAISLTSQMVTERAAILQRLHDFAAASVDARVLAALDRLSHDPSTKANGSLVVSPSDYRLICEMVGATRESISLALGRLVGAGVAERKGTSYVINRNQLAPSPA